The Ignavibacteriales bacterium genome has a window encoding:
- the secE gene encoding preprotein translocase subunit SecE: MKDKIINFFTDVSKEMAKVTWPSREELMESTKIVILVTLIISAFTWIVDFVVAGILKAIL; encoded by the coding sequence ATGAAAGATAAAATTATAAATTTTTTTACTGATGTCTCGAAAGAGATGGCAAAGGTGACATGGCCTTCGCGTGAAGAACTCATGGAGTCAACAAAAATTGTCATCCTTGTCACGTTAATTATTTCGGCTTTTACGTGGATTGTGGATTTTGTGGTAGCCGGAATTCTCAAAGCAATTCTTTAA
- the nusG gene encoding transcription termination/antitermination protein NusG yields the protein MDKRWYVLRTYSGHEAKVKTYLETEIARIGLQEKISNVLIPSEKVFEIKDGKKKSRLKNFFPGYILVEAVLDKESTHLILEAPSVMGFVPDKNNPAPLQPEEVRRLIGKMEQKEETQLLDVPFHVGEPVKVTEGPFNNFNGFVQEVNSEKLKVKVMVSIFGRKTPIELDFSQVEIEK from the coding sequence TTGGATAAACGATGGTATGTATTACGAACGTATTCTGGACACGAAGCGAAGGTGAAGACATACCTAGAAACCGAGATTGCGCGCATTGGATTACAGGAAAAGATTTCAAACGTACTCATTCCATCAGAAAAAGTTTTCGAGATTAAAGATGGAAAGAAGAAATCACGATTGAAGAATTTTTTCCCCGGATACATTTTAGTTGAAGCTGTTCTTGATAAGGAATCAACGCACCTTATTCTTGAAGCACCATCGGTGATGGGATTTGTACCGGACAAAAATAATCCGGCGCCATTACAACCGGAGGAAGTGCGGCGCCTTATCGGAAAGATGGAACAAAAGGAAGAGACGCAGCTTCTCGATGTTCCATTCCATGTTGGTGAACCGGTGAAGGTGACGGAAGGACCATTTAATAATTTTAATGGATTTGTTCAAGAAGTGAATTCCGAAAAACTCAAAGTAAAAGTGATGGTGAGTATCTTCGGGCGCAAGACACCTATTGAGCTTGATTTTTCGCAGGTAGAAATAGAAAAATAA